One genomic region from Pyrobaculum islandicum DSM 4184 encodes:
- a CDS encoding FecCD family ABC transporter permease, with protein sequence MWVRYLVYGLPLAVFLVSISVGAYPIPIYDVVMVVSAKLASLLSTAVSVVTFGVVSPAVNLHYPTTYEVVIVGIRMPRVVFSMAVGAALALSGLILQAMFKNPLVDSYILGISSGAAFGATLAIGFLAVASVTPIAFVFALLAVFMTYSLARIGGSVTPVSLVLAGIIVNALFTALTSLLKFLMEHNRLAAAVYWLMGSFSGVGWDAVVVAVPVISVLGALAYLLRWRLDVLSFGEEAKTLGVDVEKLKALFVFVATLLTAVSVAYSGIIGWVGLMVPHIMRMAFGPSHRGLVPLTIAGGAAFMGAADTLARTIATFEIPVGILTTVLGVPFFIYLLRKTGGRWHA encoded by the coding sequence ATGTGGGTGAGGTATCTCGTCTACGGGCTACCCCTGGCGGTGTTTCTTGTGAGTATCTCGGTGGGCGCGTACCCCATACCTATATATGACGTGGTTATGGTGGTGTCGGCTAAGTTGGCTTCTCTTCTCTCCACAGCCGTTAGCGTGGTTACATTTGGCGTCGTTTCGCCTGCGGTGAATCTGCACTACCCCACGACCTATGAGGTTGTTATCGTTGGAATTAGGATGCCGAGGGTTGTCTTCTCTATGGCGGTGGGCGCGGCGTTGGCTCTCTCCGGCTTGATTCTTCAAGCCATGTTTAAAAACCCGCTTGTCGATAGCTACATCTTGGGCATCTCCTCCGGGGCGGCCTTCGGGGCCACGTTGGCTATAGGCTTCTTGGCTGTCGCCAGCGTGACCCCCATAGCGTTTGTCTTCGCCTTGTTGGCCGTCTTCATGACCTACAGCCTGGCAAGGATTGGAGGCTCTGTCACCCCCGTCTCTCTTGTCTTAGCCGGTATAATCGTCAACGCGCTTTTCACGGCGTTGACGTCTCTCCTCAAGTTTCTGATGGAGCATAACAGACTCGCGGCGGCTGTGTATTGGCTAATGGGTAGCTTCTCGGGGGTGGGCTGGGACGCCGTCGTTGTCGCCGTTCCGGTAATCTCGGTGTTGGGGGCTCTGGCATATCTCTTGAGGTGGCGCCTTGACGTTCTTAGCTTTGGGGAAGAGGCTAAGACCCTCGGCGTAGATGTGGAGAAGCTGAAGGCGCTTTTCGTCTTCGTGGCTACTCTACTCACGGCGGTTTCTGTGGCATACAGCGGGATCATCGGCTGGGTTGGGCTCATGGTACCACACATAATGAGGATGGCCTTTGGGCCAAGCCACAGAGGTCTAGTGCCGCTGACTATTGCAGGGGGCGCCGCCTTTATGGGCGCCGCGGACACTCTCGCGCGGACTATAGCCACTTTTGAAATCCCCGTGGGTATTTTAACCACGGTGCTTGGGGTGCCCTTCTTCATCTACCTCCTGAGGAAGACGGGCGGCAGGTGGCATGCTTGA
- a CDS encoding ABC transporter ATP-binding protein has protein sequence MLEVKGLEFSYGEFTISGVTFSVGKGEVAVLLGPNGSGKTTILKAIYGLLKPRARCVYVDGADFHSLPFRRRSQLAGYVPQSHHPPFPYRVIDVVVTGFAPRLGLFQSPGRGHYEKALEKLRLLGIERLAERPYTHLSGGQLQLVLIARALVQEPQVLLLDEPTAHLDFKNQLRVLSTVRRLAKASGVAVLMTLHDPNLAAAYSDKIIVVKDGRVVAVGAPRDVIKDDIIREVYGVSVKVLEVDGRVVVLPHD, from the coding sequence ATGCTTGAGGTAAAAGGCCTTGAGTTTAGCTACGGCGAGTTTACAATCAGCGGCGTGACCTTTTCCGTGGGGAAGGGCGAGGTGGCGGTTCTGCTGGGGCCAAACGGCAGCGGCAAAACCACAATTTTGAAGGCTATCTACGGGTTGTTAAAGCCGAGGGCGAGGTGCGTATACGTCGATGGGGCAGACTTCCACTCCCTGCCCTTTAGGAGGAGGTCTCAACTCGCTGGCTATGTGCCGCAAAGCCACCACCCGCCCTTCCCCTATAGGGTGATAGACGTAGTGGTCACCGGCTTTGCCCCGCGGCTTGGCCTCTTCCAGAGCCCGGGGAGGGGGCACTACGAGAAGGCGTTGGAGAAGCTACGGCTCTTGGGTATAGAACGCCTCGCCGAGAGACCCTACACTCATTTGAGCGGGGGGCAGCTACAGCTTGTCCTCATAGCCAGGGCGCTTGTACAAGAGCCTCAGGTCCTCCTCCTAGACGAGCCCACAGCCCACCTAGATTTTAAAAACCAGCTGAGGGTTCTCTCCACCGTTAGAAGGCTGGCGAAAGCCAGCGGCGTGGCCGTCTTGATGACTCTCCACGACCCCAACCTCGCCGCAGCGTATTCGGACAAAATTATCGTGGTGAAAGACGGGAGAGTGGTGGCGGTGGGGGCTCCCCGAGATGTAATTAAAGACGACATAATTAGGGAGGTCTACGGCGTAAGCGTTAAAGTGCTTGAGGTAGACGGCAGAGTGGTGGTACTCCCCCATGATTAA
- a CDS encoding nucleoside recognition protein: MINPAALLRDVLFLAPSVIGGSLLAAFLMERGVMNKLRPLAAPFVKLSGLGPETAAAFITAFFDVRSANTLLVTLHREGRLSRREMYLASLMNAFPAAVRHWDSMLPPLLALLGLWGALYFAYFLLVGLAQTLLFALLSRLLVAGSGRVSAVVTEGGGGPNALKRALRRAVKILATSAAALAVVELATSLGLFGVLNSYVKSAVSAFPLSAEELGVAVASMVNYAAGAAAAAALINAGLLDGWRAVKAMLLGSAFSFVTALRAVLPYYVGVFGPRDGPLLMAISTSVRTALILALVWI, from the coding sequence ATGATTAACCCGGCGGCTCTTCTACGCGACGTCTTATTCCTCGCGCCTAGCGTAATCGGGGGCTCTCTCCTCGCCGCATTTCTAATGGAGAGGGGCGTGATGAACAAGTTGAGACCTCTTGCGGCGCCTTTTGTAAAACTCAGCGGACTTGGCCCCGAGACCGCGGCGGCATTTATCACGGCGTTTTTCGACGTAAGAAGCGCAAACACTCTTCTAGTCACACTACATAGGGAGGGTAGGCTTAGCCGGAGGGAGATGTATCTAGCCTCTCTTATGAACGCCTTCCCAGCCGCCGTGAGACACTGGGACTCTATGCTTCCACCTCTTCTAGCTCTCCTCGGGCTCTGGGGCGCTCTCTACTTCGCCTACTTCCTCCTCGTTGGCTTAGCCCAAACGCTCCTCTTCGCGTTGTTATCTAGGCTTTTAGTCGCGGGGAGCGGCCGCGTGTCCGCCGTCGTAACGGAAGGAGGCGGGGGGCCTAACGCGTTAAAGAGGGCGTTGAGGAGGGCGGTTAAGATCCTCGCAACCTCTGCCGCCGCTTTGGCAGTTGTGGAGCTCGCAACCTCTCTCGGCCTCTTTGGCGTGTTAAATAGCTATGTGAAATCCGCCGTGTCGGCCTTCCCCCTGTCTGCAGAGGAGCTGGGGGTCGCCGTGGCTTCCATGGTTAACTACGCCGCAGGCGCCGCCGCTGCAGCCGCGTTGATCAACGCGGGGCTGTTGGATGGGTGGAGAGCTGTCAAAGCCATGTTGTTGGGATCCGCCTTCTCCTTTGTCACAGCGCTGAGGGCCGTCTTGCCGTACTACGTAGGCGTGTTTGGCCCTAGAGATGGGCCCCTCCTGATGGCTATCTCCACCTCCGTGAGAACAGCTCTCATCCTTGCCCTGGTATGGATATAG
- a CDS encoding class I SAM-dependent methyltransferase codes for MDIDWAEEWAAWRREVWTPPDFWDRATPRFYRSAKRRRVEVERFLDWLLGELGLGGGSSVLEVGAGAGAYAVPLAKRVSRVVAVEPSREMARYLRKYAEEEGVKVDVVEKRWEEVSLEEVGRHDLALAAHSILVENLRGAVEKLEEAARCVCVVLHVGVPGWAQLYRSLGVERPHRPWFTAFYNFLLQRGVYANVKIFERDVVREYPSVEEAAEDLGVEVERVVETLPRLGRRGDGGVVFKYKVKEAAVWWCRR; via the coding sequence ATGGATATAGACTGGGCCGAGGAGTGGGCGGCGTGGCGGAGGGAGGTTTGGACCCCACCGGATTTCTGGGATAGGGCTACCCCCCGGTTCTACAGATCTGCGAAGAGGAGAAGGGTCGAGGTGGAGAGGTTTTTAGACTGGCTCCTCGGGGAGCTGGGGCTCGGCGGGGGGAGCTCCGTGCTTGAGGTTGGGGCTGGGGCGGGGGCCTACGCCGTGCCTCTCGCCAAGAGGGTGAGCCGCGTCGTCGCCGTGGAGCCCTCTAGGGAGATGGCCCGATACCTGAGGAAATACGCCGAGGAGGAGGGCGTTAAAGTCGACGTAGTGGAGAAGAGGTGGGAGGAGGTCTCTCTTGAGGAGGTCGGCCGCCACGACTTAGCTCTGGCCGCCCACTCCATTCTAGTGGAGAACCTCAGGGGGGCAGTGGAGAAGTTGGAGGAGGCAGCTAGATGCGTCTGCGTTGTTCTACACGTCGGCGTGCCTGGCTGGGCCCAGCTCTACAGGTCGTTGGGCGTAGAGCGGCCCCACCGCCCTTGGTTCACCGCCTTCTACAACTTCCTCCTCCAGAGGGGGGTCTACGCCAACGTCAAAATCTTCGAGAGAGACGTGGTCAGAGAGTACCCAAGCGTCGAAGAAGCGGCTGAGGATCTTGGAGTCGAGGTGGAGAGAGTCGTGGAGACGTTGCCGCGTTTAGGGAGGCGGGGGGACGGCGGTGTGGTCTTCAAGTATAAAGTGAAGGAAGCGGCGGTATGGTGGTGCAGGAGGTAG
- a CDS encoding nucleoside recognition protein encodes MVVQEVAGVLLAMLLGFLAAEMLLEHGVLYKLSFLRRVAKLANLPDVCGVTFATAFVSPAASNAMLQSLRDRGVLNDREVLLASLLNAAAVPFYETFTVYLPVVIPLLGPRLGLMYMSAMWLNGALSFAVVVAAGRLALNRRETGLVEEAARKLGRNYKAALRRGLRRFVKTAVVFAATVSTVELLLRYGVLQHLATPLSSYAMGISPQLLPAIGIYVLHPTAGMAAVGQLVKTGVVGEVEALAALLLASVFMLPLLYLRVYIPQWVAIFGPRVGLARGAIGLSIALAARIIVLASVLALVH; translated from the coding sequence ATGGTGGTGCAGGAGGTAGCGGGGGTTCTCCTGGCTATGTTGTTGGGCTTTCTAGCGGCGGAGATGCTTCTGGAGCACGGCGTTTTGTACAAGCTGTCGTTTCTCCGCCGCGTGGCGAAGTTGGCCAACCTCCCCGACGTCTGCGGCGTTACCTTCGCCACGGCGTTTGTGTCGCCTGCCGCGTCTAACGCCATGTTGCAAAGCCTAAGAGATAGGGGCGTGTTAAACGATAGGGAGGTGCTTCTCGCGTCTTTGTTAAACGCCGCCGCGGTGCCGTTTTACGAGACATTCACGGTGTATCTGCCCGTGGTGATACCGCTGTTAGGCCCTAGGCTAGGCCTCATGTATATGTCGGCGATGTGGCTCAATGGAGCGTTGTCTTTCGCCGTAGTTGTGGCGGCCGGGAGACTGGCGCTGAATCGAAGAGAGACAGGCCTTGTGGAGGAGGCGGCGAGGAAGCTTGGTAGGAACTACAAAGCGGCATTGAGAAGGGGGCTGAGGAGGTTTGTGAAAACCGCTGTGGTTTTCGCCGCCACTGTCTCCACTGTGGAGCTTCTTCTGAGGTACGGGGTTCTGCAACATCTCGCAACCCCCCTCTCCTCCTATGCGATGGGCATTTCTCCACAGCTGCTACCTGCCATTGGAATATACGTGCTTCACCCCACCGCGGGCATGGCGGCCGTGGGCCAACTGGTGAAAACCGGCGTGGTGGGAGAGGTCGAGGCACTGGCGGCGCTACTGCTCGCAAGCGTCTTCATGCTACCGCTACTCTACCTAAGGGTGTACATCCCCCAGTGGGTCGCCATATTTGGCCCGCGGGTGGGGCTAGCCAGAGGAGCCATCGGGCTCTCTATCGCGTTGGCGGCACGCATAATAGTACTGGCCTCGGTTCTGGCTCTCGTGCATTAA
- a CDS encoding DUF4143 domain-containing protein, whose amino-acid sequence MAFDFVGSISSDIYKLRRSETFFKLTARAIIERASSEFSFHTISHDYGVGTVKTAVSYVGLLEKLHLLKTVEAVDPNTGLPMPRKLRKFYLLDPFIYHSFSKWVGAVPPDEAKMAEAAVAAHLARLYKLYYLKLNGEVDLVAEVDGELWSVEVKYGRVRKGGRRAVGRVKRFIYTSAETKPATPSFQPLLLAILKTPTPSRSERRNPQLTSREMTPSPP is encoded by the coding sequence ATGGCGTTTGATTTTGTCGGTAGCATCTCCAGCGATATCTACAAGCTACGGAGAAGCGAGACGTTCTTCAAGCTGACGGCCCGGGCCATAATCGAGAGGGCCTCCTCGGAGTTCAGCTTCCACACCATCTCGCATGACTACGGCGTCGGCACCGTTAAGACGGCGGTTAGCTACGTCGGCCTCCTGGAGAAGCTCCACCTGCTGAAGACCGTCGAAGCCGTGGATCCAAACACGGGCCTCCCCATGCCCAGAAAGCTGAGGAAGTTCTACCTCCTAGACCCCTTCATATACCACTCATTCTCCAAGTGGGTAGGCGCCGTCCCGCCGGACGAGGCGAAAATGGCGGAGGCCGCCGTGGCGGCCCACTTGGCTCGCCTCTACAAGCTCTACTACCTGAAGCTCAACGGCGAGGTCGACCTAGTGGCGGAGGTAGACGGAGAGCTCTGGAGTGTCGAGGTTAAATACGGCAGAGTAAGAAAAGGCGGCAGAAGAGCCGTCGGCAGGGTCAAGAGGTTCATATATACGTCAGCAGAGACGAAGCCGGCGACGCCGTCATTCCAGCCCCTACTCCTGGCGATTTTGAAAACCCCCACGCCGTCGAGATCGGAACGGCGTAATCCCCAGCTAACGTCGCGCGAGATGACCCCCTCCCCGCCCTAA
- a CDS encoding AbrB/MazE/SpoVT family DNA-binding domain-containing protein, producing MRFNFTVTERGTSRAVLRVYKKGIVALPKALREEVGIKEGEEVVAEVVGGAIVLRPLKPRVVDVSPEEVENAVKEEKEEWDRRLDALRKEVGT from the coding sequence ATGAGGTTTAACTTTACCGTGACAGAGCGCGGGACGTCGAGGGCTGTGCTCAGGGTCTATAAGAAGGGGATTGTGGCCCTGCCCAAGGCTCTAAGAGAGGAGGTGGGGATCAAAGAGGGCGAGGAGGTCGTGGCGGAGGTCGTGGGAGGAGCTATCGTGTTAAGGCCGCTCAAGCCCAGGGTGGTGGATGTAAGCCCCGAAGAGGTGGAAAACGCTGTCAAGGAGGAGAAGGAGGAGTGGGACAGAAGGCTAGATGCGCTTAGGAAAGAAGTTGGTACTTGA
- a CDS encoding type II toxin-antitoxin system VapC family toxin, with protein sequence MRLGKKLVLDTSVLVEYIVAKSPYRGLVESIFQRAARGELELYVNAVTLAETLYVASRIYNTAGVEDPNGEARNFVTWVARRADVLDIDIHTSTLAGELKKRLKIALPDCLVIATAKRIGGTPLFKKIEAEMRDALDELRRLGTAFLEELR encoded by the coding sequence ATGCGCTTAGGAAAGAAGTTGGTACTTGACACAAGCGTACTAGTTGAGTACATCGTCGCCAAGTCCCCCTACAGGGGCCTCGTCGAAAGCATCTTTCAGAGAGCCGCAAGGGGGGAGCTAGAGCTCTACGTAAACGCCGTCACCCTAGCCGAGACGCTGTATGTCGCGTCAAGGATCTACAACACGGCTGGAGTGGAAGACCCCAACGGAGAGGCTAGAAACTTCGTGACGTGGGTCGCGAGAAGAGCCGATGTGCTAGACATAGACATACACACGTCGACCCTAGCCGGAGAGCTCAAAAAGAGGCTAAAGATAGCGCTCCCGGACTGCCTCGTGATAGCCACCGCCAAGAGGATCGGGGGCACGCCCCTCTTCAAGAAGATTGAAGCCGAGATGCGGGACGCCCTAGATGAGCTCCGTAGGCTAGGGACGGCATTCCTCGAAGAGCTCCGCTAA
- a CDS encoding nucleotidyltransferase, producing the protein MSSRNSCSSAVAFLARLNAELERRGLGRVVIVGGFAVELYSGGVYRTGDVDFVLDTHNPQAALEVFTALANAAGWRRVSRVWEGPSPLYLDLVGLEYLGRVKELWACGSRLYVQSPEDSVVSSLAACVLRNSPADCERAAAVLAAQWEQIDWAYLRERAKREEVLEKLVELADKVARLRG; encoded by the coding sequence ATGTCCTCGAGGAACAGTTGTAGCTCTGCAGTGGCCTTCCTCGCCAGATTAAACGCGGAGCTTGAGAGAAGGGGCCTTGGCCGAGTTGTAATCGTAGGCGGCTTCGCCGTGGAGCTCTACAGCGGCGGAGTATATAGGACCGGAGACGTCGACTTTGTGTTAGATACGCATAACCCCCAGGCCGCTTTGGAGGTTTTCACGGCGTTGGCCAACGCGGCGGGTTGGCGGAGGGTGTCCAGAGTGTGGGAGGGGCCAAGCCCTCTTTACCTAGACCTCGTCGGTCTTGAATACTTGGGTAGGGTGAAGGAGCTGTGGGCCTGCGGCTCTAGGCTTTACGTTCAGTCGCCTGAGGACTCCGTCGTCTCAAGTCTCGCCGCCTGCGTTTTGCGGAATTCACCAGCTGACTGCGAAAGAGCGGCAGCCGTGCTCGCCGCCCAGTGGGAGCAAATCGACTGGGCCTATCTAAGGGAGAGGGCAAAGAGGGAGGAGGTCTTGGAAAAGCTCGTGGAGCTGGCGGATAAGGTGGCGCGGCTCAGAGGTTAG
- a CDS encoding zinc ribbon domain-containing protein, which yields MNQVYRVLKIKIPWRLVEERPDVLDLVTRMHLAVEEYAKTLLKEITGQGEPKLTTEEIDRLLTPDRRELAVKIIDVAFPKYGLGRYFVKQAKMFWRETAFWRAVPLDAQLRIENERDAGRAVFVGLKSGVLRVRKTGIPPFAVELKKGNVAWIRERLQEGARLKLAFLGIERLKGKKEPTYGKLYIALVFARKVQQVEPKAVVAVDVNRLDHGVMMGLLVDGKLRQTLRLLDEDAVRELRRLHEEISRLDEQAAREADPARRRRLEERARHLKSRRFRKIRGVVKDIVGEIIKLAREHQAAIVVDTMEDETYRELKEGNWSGEKKHLLDGLGQLRRRLQTLARWYGLPYLEERLYSTVCPRCGAKMEELNNRRMQCPVCGFNDNRDNVPLIWAKKRYWELLQKQPAFSATTTLLTS from the coding sequence ATGAACCAAGTCTACAGAGTACTGAAGATCAAAATCCCGTGGCGTCTCGTCGAAGAGCGACCGGACGTCCTAGACCTAGTGACGAGGATGCACTTGGCCGTTGAAGAGTACGCCAAAACATTGCTCAAAGAAATCACGGGGCAAGGGGAGCCGAAGCTGACGACAGAGGAGATAGACCGCTTGCTTACTCCCGACAGGAGGGAGTTGGCTGTCAAGATAATAGATGTGGCGTTCCCCAAATACGGGTTGGGGAGGTACTTCGTAAAGCAAGCTAAGATGTTTTGGCGCGAGACGGCATTTTGGCGAGCGGTTCCCCTTGACGCCCAACTTAGGATCGAGAACGAGAGGGACGCGGGCAGAGCCGTCTTCGTCGGCCTAAAGAGCGGCGTCCTCAGAGTACGGAAAACCGGCATACCGCCTTTCGCCGTCGAGCTGAAGAAGGGCAACGTTGCTTGGATAAGAGAGAGACTACAAGAGGGCGCCAGACTCAAACTGGCGTTTTTGGGCATAGAAAGGCTGAAGGGCAAGAAGGAGCCGACCTACGGAAAGCTCTACATAGCGCTCGTCTTTGCCCGCAAAGTTCAACAAGTGGAACCAAAGGCCGTTGTTGCCGTTGATGTGAACAGATTGGATCATGGAGTCATGATGGGTCTCCTCGTGGACGGAAAGCTGAGACAGACATTGAGACTTCTAGACGAAGACGCGGTGAGAGAGCTGAGGAGACTCCACGAGGAGATAAGCCGTCTCGACGAGCAAGCCGCTAGGGAGGCGGACCCCGCCAGAAGGAGACGTCTCGAGGAGAGGGCGCGTCACCTTAAATCCAGACGGTTTAGGAAGATAAGAGGTGTCGTTAAAGACATCGTTGGCGAAATCATAAAATTAGCAAGGGAACACCAAGCCGCAATCGTGGTGGACACAATGGAAGACGAAACATATCGAGAGCTCAAGGAGGGCAACTGGAGTGGAGAGAAGAAACACCTCCTAGACGGGTTGGGCCAGCTGAGGAGACGCTTGCAAACGCTTGCACGGTGGTATGGATTGCCTTACCTTGAGGAAAGACTGTACTCGACCGTCTGCCCCCGCTGTGGCGCGAAGATGGAAGAGTTGAATAACAGGCGGATGCAATGCCCCGTCTGCGGCTTCAACGACAACAGAGACAACGTGCCACTGATATGGGCTAAAAAGCGTTACTGGGAGCTACTCCAGAAACAACCCGCTTTTTCGGCGACCACCACACTTTTAACCTCGTAA
- a CDS encoding DUF1122 family protein yields MRKEEGLSDNALIAFESPIVDAGGGVDTYYDVSADEVVKSEVVVGKDGLTTPSSASTGGTAKPRGELAEKVNTIVIRGGEVVAYAEVFFGRLPYGPWAELFNLRVLGTPVEAELYRLFAKYMEAEDLLYVEYLDDGKTARQLATGVPPGESRMRRLLESCGFRVVRDWYRWRAPPSSGPLGYLSLSLR; encoded by the coding sequence TTGCGGAAGGAGGAGGGGCTTTCGGACAACGCGTTAATTGCGTTTGAGTCTCCTATAGTCGACGCGGGCGGCGGCGTGGATACGTATTACGACGTCTCCGCCGACGAGGTCGTGAAGTCGGAAGTTGTCGTCGGCAAAGACGGCTTGACGACGCCGTCCTCGGCAAGTACCGGTGGGACGGCAAAACCGCGGGGAGAGCTAGCTGAGAAGGTAAACACCATTGTGATAAGGGGCGGCGAGGTGGTGGCCTATGCCGAGGTCTTCTTCGGGAGGTTGCCCTACGGGCCCTGGGCGGAGCTCTTCAACCTGCGGGTCTTGGGTACGCCGGTAGAGGCGGAGCTGTACCGCCTATTCGCCAAGTACATGGAGGCGGAGGACCTGCTCTATGTGGAGTACCTGGACGATGGAAAGACCGCCCGCCAGCTGGCAACCGGCGTACCCCCGGGCGAGAGCAGGATGAGGCGGCTCCTGGAGAGTTGCGGCTTCAGGGTAGTGAGGGATTGGTACCGTTGGAGGGCACCCCCAAGCTCCGGGCCGTTAGGCTACCTAAGCCTCTCCCTGAGGTAG
- a CDS encoding FAD-dependent oxidoreductase, giving the protein MKTMVVIGGGTAGATAASRAKRLCPQCRVILIEASRYITHAPCAIPYAIGDLTQGEIWLYSEEEFESERGVEVYTETRAVDVLGDRVYLEGKLEGVLKFDTLVIATGARPAVPEVEGVELEGVLPVRGVEVVDKAKRLLQGARDVAVVGAGYIGVEMADVLAQMGKRVVLIDGSPRPLAKSLDPDMSAVVARYMGERVELRLGERLVKIGGEGGRARYVETDGGRYPADVVFLATGVRPNVDLALRAGARLGQTGAVEVNEYMETAAPAVYAAGDVAEARHAVTGEPVWIPLAIYANKMGYVAGTNAGLGRRAISFPPVAGASVTKFLDMYIGSTGLTEEEARRRGIYGSSISISATDKARYMKGAVDVTLKAVVDREGRLVGMQIVGRTPSVGGLVDLATQFLGRPVEDMFKAEYSYMPFTASPWHPFTIIARLYLRERLR; this is encoded by the coding sequence ATGAAAACTATGGTTGTTATTGGCGGCGGTACGGCAGGAGCTACCGCCGCCTCTAGGGCCAAGAGGCTGTGTCCTCAATGTCGAGTAATACTCATAGAGGCCTCTAGATATATAACACACGCCCCTTGCGCTATTCCATATGCCATTGGAGACCTTACCCAAGGAGAGATTTGGCTATACAGCGAGGAGGAGTTCGAAAGCGAGAGGGGAGTGGAGGTGTACACAGAGACCCGAGCCGTGGACGTGTTGGGAGATAGAGTATATCTTGAGGGGAAGTTAGAAGGGGTTCTCAAGTTCGATACGTTAGTTATAGCCACAGGGGCCCGACCGGCGGTGCCCGAGGTGGAGGGGGTGGAGCTGGAGGGGGTTCTGCCGGTGAGGGGGGTGGAGGTGGTGGATAAGGCGAAGAGGCTCCTCCAGGGGGCTAGAGACGTGGCGGTGGTTGGGGCGGGCTACATCGGGGTGGAGATGGCCGACGTCTTGGCCCAGATGGGCAAAAGGGTGGTGCTCATAGACGGGAGCCCCAGGCCTCTGGCCAAGTCGCTTGATCCGGACATGTCCGCGGTGGTGGCTCGATACATGGGGGAGAGGGTGGAGCTGAGGCTGGGGGAGAGGCTTGTGAAAATCGGGGGTGAGGGGGGCAGGGCTAGGTACGTGGAGACCGACGGTGGCCGCTACCCCGCCGACGTTGTGTTCCTCGCCACGGGGGTGAGGCCCAACGTCGACCTCGCCCTGAGGGCCGGCGCGAGGCTGGGCCAGACGGGTGCTGTGGAGGTAAACGAATACATGGAGACGGCGGCGCCCGCCGTCTATGCCGCAGGCGACGTGGCCGAGGCGAGACACGCGGTGACGGGGGAGCCGGTGTGGATACCGCTGGCCATCTACGCCAACAAGATGGGGTACGTCGCTGGGACAAACGCCGGTTTGGGGAGGAGGGCCATCTCCTTCCCGCCGGTGGCCGGCGCCTCGGTGACCAAGTTCCTCGACATGTACATAGGATCCACCGGGCTCACCGAGGAGGAGGCAAGGAGGAGGGGTATCTACGGCAGCTCTATCTCTATTTCCGCGACAGACAAGGCGAGGTACATGAAGGGCGCCGTAGACGTCACCCTAAAGGCCGTGGTGGATAGGGAGGGCAGGCTGGTGGGGATGCAGATAGTGGGCCGGACCCCCTCGGTGGGCGGCCTGGTGGACTTAGCCACCCAGTTCCTGGGGAGGCCCGTGGAGGATATGTTCAAGGCCGAGTACTCATACATGCCCTTCACCGCCTCGCCCTGGCACCCCTTCACCATAATCGCAAGGCTCTACCTCAGGGAGAGGCTTAGGTAG
- a CDS encoding 2Fe-2S iron-sulfur cluster-binding protein: MRVKVHVKRGRNGAQYYQSYIVEISENITILDLLLLIREKLDGTLSMRYACRMGVCGACAMVINGVPRLACTVKISDLKTDEIFIEPLKGKKVIKDLVTE, encoded by the coding sequence ATGAGGGTCAAGGTGCACGTCAAGAGGGGGAGGAATGGGGCACAATATTACCAGAGCTACATAGTGGAGATATCTGAAAATATCACAATACTTGACCTCTTGTTATTAATTAGAGAAAAACTGGACGGTACTCTCTCCATGAGATATGCATGTCGCATGGGAGTCTGTGGCGCGTGTGCTATGGTAATCAACGGCGTTCCGAGACTTGCCTGTACTGTTAAAATATCTGATTTAAAGACAGACGAAATTTTCATAGAACCTCTCAAAGGAAAAAAAGTAATTAAAGATTTAGTTACTGAATAA